In the Ciconia boyciana chromosome 23, ASM3463844v1, whole genome shotgun sequence genome, one interval contains:
- the PROK1 gene encoding prokineticin-1 isoform X1, whose translation MGRLLQTLCLLLLITSCPCAVITGQVFQAQTGDVCTRRRIQTACERDPQCGSGTCCAVSLWLRGLRMCTPLGQEGDECHPFSHKVPFFGKRQHHTCPCLPNFICSRFLDGRYRCSIDFKNIDF comes from the exons atGGGCCGACTCCTGCAAACCCTCTGCTTGCTCCTGCTCATCACCTCCTGCCCCTGCGCCGTCATCACCGGG CAGGTTTTCCAGGCTCAGACGGGTGATGTGTGTACACGACGGAGGATCCAGACA GCCTGCGAGCGGGACCCGCAGTGCGGCAGCGGGACCTGCTGCGCCGTCAGCCTCTggctgcgggggctgcggaTGTGCACccccctggggcaggagggggacgAGTGCCACCCCTTCAGTCACAAG GTCCCTTTCTTCGGGAAGCGCCAGCACCACACCTGCCCGTGCTTGCCCAACTTCATATGCTCCAGGTTCCTCGACGGCCGCTACCGCTGCTCCATCGACTTCAAGAACATTGATTTTTAG
- the LAMTOR5 gene encoding ragulator complex protein LAMTOR5 — translation MEGTLEQHLEDTMKSPAVVGVLCTDSQGLNLGCRGTLSDEHAGVISVLAQQAAKLTSDPTDTPVVCLESDSGNIMIQKHDSITVAVHKLAS, via the exons aTGGAGGGGACGCTGGAGCAGCACCTGGAGGACAC CATGAAGAGCCCGGCCGTGGTGGGCGTCCTCTGCACCGACTCGCAGGGGCTCAACCTGGGCT GCCGAGGAACCCTCTCGGATGAGCACGCCGGCGTCATCTCCGTCCTCGCCCAACAGGCAGCCAAGCTCACCTCCGACCCGACCGATACGCCCGTGGTGTGCCTGGAGTCAGACAGCGG GAATATCATGATCCAGAAGCACGACAGCATCACTGTAGCAGTGCACAAGCTAGCATCCTGA
- the LOC140643311 gene encoding embryonic pepsinogen: MRFLVLLCAASALSQGVTKLPLERGKKLREVLREKGLLHRFFQHHRYDIGTKFPHAFPNGTEVSTEPLLNTLDMEYYGTISIGTPPQDFTVVFDTGSSNLWVPSVSCTSLACQNHQMFNPSQSSTYKSTGQNLSIQYGTGDMEGIVGSDTVTVASLVDTNQLFGLSTTEPGQFFVHVKFDGILGLGYPNLAVDGITPVFDNLVNESLLEENLFSVYLSRETTGSVVIFGGIDESYFTGSINWISVSYQGYWQISMDSIIVNSQEIACSGGCQAIVDTGTSLVAGPPSSISNIQSTVGARQDTYGEYNVNCSSISAMPDVIFVIGGVQYPVSALAYIERNDQGPCISSFQNTSGDLWILGDVFIRVYYSIFDRANNRIGLAKAI, from the exons ATGCGGTTCCTCGTGCTTCTCTGCGctgcctctgccctctcccaggGCGTCACCAA GCTGCCCTTGGAAAGGGGGAAGAAGCTGAGAGAGGTCCTCAGGGAGAAGGGCTTGCTGCACCGCTTCTTCCAGCATCACCGCTACGACATCGGCACCAAATTCCCGCATGCTTTTCCCAATGGGACCGAAGTGTCCACCGAGCCCCTGCTGAACACCCTCGAC ATGGAGTACTACGGGACCATCTCCATCGGCACCCCTCCGCAGGACTTCACCGTGGTCTTCGACACCGGCTCCTCCAACCTCTGGGTTCCCTCCGTCTCCTGCACCAGCCTGGCTTGCC AAAACCATCAGATGTTTAACCCGTCGCAGTCCTCCACCTACAAAAGCACAGGGCAGAACTTGTCGATTCAGTATGGCACTGGCGACATGGAGGGCATCGTGGGCTCCGACACGGTCACC GTTGCATCTCTGGTGGACACCAACCAGCTCTTCGGCTTGAGCACCACCGAGCCCGGCCAATTCTTTGTCCATGTCAAATTTGATGGGATCCTGGGCTTAGGCTACCCAAATCTGGCTGTTGATGGGATCACGCCGGTGTTTGATAACTTGGTGAATGAAAGCTTGCTGGAGGAGAACCTCTTTTCGGTCTATCTGTCCCG CGAGACAACAGGAAGCGTGGTCATCTTCGGGGGAATCGATGAGTCTTATTTCACCGGCTCCATCAACTGGATCTCTGTCTCTTACCAAGGTTACTGGCAGATCTCCATGGATAG CATCATTGTCAACAGCCAGGAGATTGCATGCAGCGGTGGCTGCCAAGCCATTGTCGACACCGGCACTTCCCTCGTGGCTGGGCCACCCTCCAGCATTAGTAACATCCAGAGCACAGTCGGGGCCAGGCAGGACACGTATGGAGAG taCAACGTGAACTGCAGCTCCATTTCTGCCATGCCTGATGTCATCTTTGTCATTGGTGGGGTTCAGTATCCCGTGTCCGCCTTGGCTTACATTGAACGG AACGACCAAGGACCTTGCATCAGCAGCTTCCAGAACACCTCTGGGGACCTCTGGATCTTGGGAGACGTCTTCATTAGGGTGTACTACAGCATCTTTGACCGGGCCAACAACCGCATTGGACTGGCCAAGGCTATTTAG
- the KCNA10 gene encoding potassium voltage-gated channel subfamily A member 10 — translation MMDVASWKEMEVALVSFDNTDQIVEDPCYSNDLSPAGQSRKGHPSCANLLSNLRILINSENANNETIFSRFSAEFSEHLVGERVGMDEGDQRVIINIAGLRFETRLKTLNQFPETLLGDPEKRMRYFDSMRNEYFFDRNRPSFDGILYYYQSGGKIRRPANVPIDVFADEITFYELGDEAMDQFREDEGFIKDPETLLPTNDFHRQFWLLFEYPESSSAARGVALVSVLVIVISIIIFCMETLPEFREEREFKSTQELSKNLTDTLLAHSTFTDPFFVIETACIIWFSFELFVRFIVCPSKTEFFRNIMNIIDIVSIIPYFVTLTTELIQQSELNGQQNMSLAILRIIRLVRVFRIFKLSRHSKGLQILGQTLKASMRELGLLIFFLFIGVILFSSAVYFAEVDEPQSHFSSIPDGFWWAVVTMTTVGYGDMCPTTLGGKIVGTLCAIAGVLTIALPVPVIVSNFNYFYHRETENEEKQILPGEVERILTSVVTGNGSMESLNKTNGGYPRDKAKK, via the coding sequence ATGATGGACGTGGCCAGTTGGAAGGAGATGGAGGTGGCACTAGTCAGTTTTGACAACACTGATCAGATCGTGGAGGATCCCTGTTATTCAAACGACCTCAGCCCCGCCGGCCAGTCACGGAAAGGCCATCCCAGCTGCGCCAACCTCCTCTCCAACTTGAGAATCCTCATCAACAGCGAAAACGCCAACAATGAGACCATTTTCTCCAGGTTCTCCGCCGAGTTCAGTGAGCACCTGGTGGGGGAAAGGGTGGGCATGGATGAGGGGGACCAACGAGTCATCATCAACATCGCTGGGCTGAGGTTTGAGACGCGGCTCAAGACCCTCAACCAATTCCCTGAGACCTTGCTTGGGGACCCAGAAAAGAGGATGCGTTACTTCGACTCCATGAGGAATGAATATTTCTTTGATAGGAACAGGCCCAGTTTTGATGGGATCCTGTACTATTACCAGTCTGGTGGGAAAATACGGCGCCCAGCCAATGTCCCCATCGACGTCTTTGCTGATGAAATCACCTTCTATGAGCTGGGCGATGAAGCCATGGACCAGTTCAGGGAGGATGAAGGGTTCATCAAGGACCCTGAGACCCTCTTGCCAACCAATGACTTTCATAGGCAATTCTGGCTGCTCTTCGAGTACCCTGAAAGCTCCAGTGCGGCCAGGGGCGTAGCTTTGGTCTCTGTCCTGGTCATTGTCATCTCTATCATCATCTTCTGCATGGAGACCCTGCCGGAGttcagggaggaaagggagttCAAGTCCACCCAGGAGCTTTCTAAGAACCTGACAGACACCTTGCTGGCCCACAGCACCTTCACGGACCCTTTCTTCGTCATAGAGACAGCCTGCATCATCTGGTTCTCCTTCGAGCTGTTCGTCCGGTTCATCGTGTGCCCCAGCAAGACCGAGTTCTTCAGGAACATCATGAACATTATCGACATTGTGTCCATCATCCCCTACTTTGTGACACTCACCACCGAGCTAATCCAGCAGAGCGAACTCAACGGGCAGCAGAACATGTCCTTGGCCATCTTGCGGATCATCCGGCTGGTCAGGGTCTTCCGCATCTTCAAGCTCTCCCGGCACTCCAAGGGGCTGCAGATCCTGGGGCAGACCCTCAAGGCCAGCATGCGGGAGCTGGGCTTGctcatcttcttcctcttcatcgGCGTCATCCTCTTCTCCAGCGCAGTCTACTTCGCAGAAGTGGATGAGCCGCAGtcccatttctccagcatcCCCGATGGCTTCTGGTGGGCCGTGGTCACAATGACAACCGTTGGCTATGGAGACATGTGTCCCACCACCTTGGGTGGAAAGATCGTGGGGACTCTGTGTGCCATCGCAGGGGTGTTGACCATTGCACTGCCCGTCCCTGTCATCGTCTCGAACTTCAACTATTTCTACCACAGGGAGACAGAGAATGAAGAGAAGCAAATTCTGCCTGGGGAGGTGGAGCGAATACTCACCAGCGTGGTGACGGGAAACGGCAGCATGGAGTCGCTCAATAAGACCAATGGGGGTTACCCTCGAGACAAGGCCAAAAAATGA
- the PROK1 gene encoding prokineticin-1 isoform X2 — MGRLLQTLCLLLLITSCPCAVITGACERDPQCGSGTCCAVSLWLRGLRMCTPLGQEGDECHPFSHKVPFFGKRQHHTCPCLPNFICSRFLDGRYRCSIDFKNIDF; from the exons atGGGCCGACTCCTGCAAACCCTCTGCTTGCTCCTGCTCATCACCTCCTGCCCCTGCGCCGTCATCACCGGG GCCTGCGAGCGGGACCCGCAGTGCGGCAGCGGGACCTGCTGCGCCGTCAGCCTCTggctgcgggggctgcggaTGTGCACccccctggggcaggagggggacgAGTGCCACCCCTTCAGTCACAAG GTCCCTTTCTTCGGGAAGCGCCAGCACCACACCTGCCCGTGCTTGCCCAACTTCATATGCTCCAGGTTCCTCGACGGCCGCTACCGCTGCTCCATCGACTTCAAGAACATTGATTTTTAG